A single genomic interval of Hydractinia symbiolongicarpus strain clone_291-10 chromosome 8, HSymV2.1, whole genome shotgun sequence harbors:
- the LOC130653671 gene encoding uncharacterized protein LOC130653671, translating into MIINLKQLNRSVRYRHFKMETLQDVLCLIKPGVWMGSIDLKDAYHSIPLHIDFQMFLAFSWNKQFYQFLALPFGFGPAVRIFTKVLKALFKVLRGAGHVSVVYIDNSYLQGDTYESCQRNITATVSLLSSLGFTVHPNKSILVPTQCMVFLGFVLNSAQMTIALSLLYMHHPTVRFVSRVIGTLVSAFDAMKYGKLHYRSLKLGHGNFDLKVFISEFSIKDLQWWLTMAQFTRPIQLPKIDLILSSDASLQSWGGTDGNSQIGGCWSEEELPEHINTLELLAAFLHSKLS; encoded by the coding sequence aaaatggaaacactGCAAGATGTTTTATGCCTTATCAAACCAGGTGTTTGGATGGGAAGTATTGACTTAAAGGACGCATACCACAGCATCCCTTTACATATTGACTTCCAAATGTTCTTGGCTTTTTCTTGGAATAAACAGTTTTACCAATTTCTAGCTTTACCCTTTGGGTTTGGTCCAGCTGTTAGGATCTTCACCAAAGTTCTTAAAGCGCTCTTTAAAGTACTAAGAGGGGCGGGTCACGTATCTGTTGTATATATAGACAATTCTTATTTGCAGGGTGATACTTATGAATCATGCCAAAGAAACATTACGGCAACTGTCTCACTTTTGAGCAGCTTAGGATTTACTGTACATCCAAACAAGTCAATTCTTGTGCCTACCCAATGTATGGTGTTTTTAGGGTTTGTGTTAAACTCTGCTCAGATGACAATAGCCTTAAGCTTGCTGTACATGCATCACCCCACAGTTAGGTTTGTTTCCAGGGTTATTGGAACATTAGTTTCTGCCTTTGATGCCATGAAGTATGGCAAGTTACATTACAGGTCCTTGAAACTAGGCCATGGAAATTTtgatttaaaggtttttatttCAGAGTTTTCTATTAAGGATTTACAGTGGTGGCTCACAATGGCTCAGTTTACCAGACCTATACAATTGCCTAAAATTGATCTAATTTTATCCTCTGATGCTAGTCTTCAAAGCTGGGGTGGCACTGACGGAAACTCTCAAATAGGGGGGTGTTGGTCTGAAGAAGAATTACCTGAGCATATCAATACTTTAGAGTTGTTGGCTGCATTTTTACACTCAAAGCTTTCTTGA